The nucleotide sequence GAGCGAAAGCGTTTATAGCGACCCATAGGGAGCGTAAATAAACGCGTGCCGAGTCCATGGATGGACGAAGGCGCGAGAAAGACGCCGTGGAGCTTAGTCGAGCAGGATGCGAGACTGCGTAACGGCAAGACCTTCTAGGCCCAAGAAATAATTCCTTACATTCTAAGATAAAGTTCTAGAAGGACTTGAAGCTTTTGAGCGAGAGCGTTTATAGCGACCCATAGGGAGCGTAAATAAACGCGTGCCGAGTCCATGGATGGACGAAGGCGCGAGAAAGACGCCGTGGAGCTTAGTCGAGCAGGATGCGAGACTGCGTAACGGCAAGTCCTTCTGGGCCCAAATTCCTTTCTTTTTAAAATCATACTTTTAAATCAAGCCCAGAAGGACTTGAAACTTTTGAGCGAGAGCGTTCACGCCCATCCGGAAATTTCGCCTGTAGGATCTTCGACGAGCTGATCGCCAACAAGACATAAACTGTTTAATGAGACAGAATAAGGTAAAGAAATCATAATATTATGTCTTTCGAATTGGTTTTTAGGCAAACTAGAGCGATTGGAAGAGAGTCTAAATTTTTCGGTTTTGCTTGCCCTCGAAACTGAGACCGGGTAAATTGTGTCATAATATACATATTAGCCAAAACTTTGACACAGTTTGCATTAGGAGAAACTCGGGATGATCCAGACAGTAGAAAAAATTTTTAGAGAATACTTTCCCATCCCGGAAGAAAGAAAAAAAACCATTCTTCTTGTCGAGGATGAGGCAATCATTGCGCTCTCCGAAACCCAAAGATTGAAAAAGAACGGATTCAGAGTAATCTCCGCCGGCACAGCTGAGGAAGCCGTTCAAATAGCGACTAACGATTATACGATCGACTTAGTTCTTATGGATATCGATCTCGGAAACGAGGAAGATGGAACGGATGCCGCGGTCCGTATCTTAAAAACAAGGGATATCCCGATCGTATTTCTCTCCAGTCATACCGAACCGGAGATCGTTGAAAAAACGGAGAAAATCACTTCCTACGGTTACGTAGTTAAAAATTCCGGGGAAACGGTTCTCATTGCCTCCATCAAGATGGCATTCAAACTTTACGAATCTCATCTTCGGTTAAAAAGAAGTGAGGAATCCTTAAAAGAAAACCAAGAACTTTTAAAAGCAACCTTAAGGTCCATCGGAGACGGTGTCATCTCCACGGACGAATTGGGAAATATTACCGATATGAACTACGTTGCGGAAACTCTTACCGGCTGGTCCAGAGTGGAAGCGATCGGCGAGCCTATTGAAAGAGTTTTTAAGATCGTTAACGCTAAGACAAAAAGGAGAATGAGAAATTCCTTGGATGTTCTTACTCCGAAAGAAAAAAATATGGGCCTGGAAAACCAAGTATTACTTATTTCTAAATCTGGTTCCGAGCACCGGGTCGCAGAAAGTTCCGCTCCGATCCGTTCCGAAAAAGGTTATACGATAGGGTCCGTTTTAGTCTTTCGGGATATTTCCAAAGAATATACTTTGTTAGAGAACATTAAAGAAAGTGAATCTAGATTTAAAACCGTCGCAAATGCCGCACCTGTAATGATCTGGGTTTCCGGTCTCGATAAAAAATGCAACTGGTTCAACCAAACCTGGCTGAACTTTACCGGAAGGAGTATGGAGCAGGAGTTAGGGGACGGTTGGGCAGAAGGAGTTCATCCAAACGATTTGGAAGAATGTATCCAGATCTATTCCAGTCACTTCGACGAGAGAGAACCTTTTAGTATGACTTACCGTTTAAAAAATAAAAACGGGGACTGGAGATGGGTCCAAGATAACGGGATCCCGATCACAAACGAATCCGGAATTTTTACGGGTTTTATCGGTTCTTGCGTGGATATCACTGAAGCGAAGGCCGCCATCGAGACTTTAGCGAAGGATCTTCATGAAAGGGATTATCTCTATAAAGAACTTCAACATAGGGTCAAAAACAGCATGAGTATGATCAGCTCTATCGTGGAAATAGAAGCAGCAAGATCATCCGATCCTAAGCGGAAAAATACCTTGGAAAATTTGGTAAACCGGATCCATTCCGTCGGAAATTTATATGAGATGTTGTATACTTCCGACAATTCTCATTCCGTTCGTCTGGATCGTTATATCCAAAAGATCACAGAAAATCTATTGAATGCTTTCCAAGAAAAAACAAGCGGGATCTCTCTTCAACTAGACCTGGACGATCTGGAAATTGACGTAAAAAGTGCGATCCCTCTCGGACTTATCTTGAATGAACTCGTCACGAATATTTTTAAATACGCATTCCCTAAAAAACAGGAGGGAAAAATTTCCATTCGACTTTTTAAAGAAAATTCTTGGGTGAACCTTATCGTCTCGGACAATGGCGTCCCGTTCCCGGAAGGATTCCGAACCGATTATTCTCCGGGACTCGGACTACAACTTGTGAATATGTTAGTCGATCAGTTGAAAGGAAACATTCACTGGAAATTGAATGGGGAGAAGGAAGTTTCGATCCGCTTCTGTAACAAACAAGAACATTCGGATCAATTTTCGTTCACAAAATCTTAGAAATTTCTTCCAAATTTTTCTAAATTTCGGGCCAAAATTAGCCAGAATTCCAGATTGCCAGCCTATAGGGCGAAATGGAAACTTAATCTATGGACCAGACCCTAGCCCGAAAGGTCAACCCTAAGCCCCGGAGGAAAGGGGGCGCTTATGCAGTAGGAGCGGAAGATATTTATATCTTTCCGCTTTCCGAAAGTACGAACTTATTTCTCCAGAAAGTTTGGAATGCATTCGTAAACAAGATGGTCTCCATGACCCTTCCAAACGGAAAACCGGTATTCCAATATTCCGTTTTCGAAGCAATCCAAGATAAAAACCTAAAGATCGTAGCATCCGCCACTCATTTTAGAATGAAGCAGGTAACGGATAGGATCGGCCTTCAGAGTATCGAGGATTTCATCCGTAACACGATCCCGATCTCTATACAAGATCCTGGAAATCTTTCCGCCAAATATTTGAGAGAAGCGATCCTTTCCGTGGAAAAAAAAGCGAGGCCGGAAGTTTATTTCCATAGCTTGGACGATGAAAGGGTCCATCCCAACTTAAAGCAGCTTCTTACCAAAACGATGAATTACGCCGCAGGGATTCCTTTATTCGTAAAAGGTTCTCCTATAGGTATGTTATGGGGCATCCGTAGGGACAATATGAGTCCCGAACAAGAGGAAGAAGTACGACAACAATTGTATAGCTTGTACGACGTAGTGGACTTTGTGATCTCCAAGGAAATGGGCCTAAAAGGAGATCCTTACTACGCGCGTAAGAATATCGAAAAGTCGGATCTTCATTCTAGAGCAAAACATCTATTTTATACCAGAGGTTTCGGTCAAGACGAGCCAGTTACCACCATCGTATTCGATTCTCATACCTACCAAAGATCCTATCGATTGGACGCAAGTTTTCTCATTCCTTCCGGCGATGGATATTCGGTTAGCTTAAAACGTTTTGAACCTAAGGAAAGGAATGATACCGGTAAGAACCTTCTTCTGATCCCCGGCTTTTTTTGCAGAAGGTCCGTAATGGACAAAGTAGCTAGAGAGTTATCCCTCCGCCATGGGTATAGGGTTTTTTCTATGGACATGAGGGGAAGATCCAGAAGGACCTTACCACTTTTCGGAATACGAGAAGGCTGGACCGTGGACGATTTTATCCAAGAAGATTTTCCGGCGGTTCTCAACTGGATCAAAGAGAATTTTCCGAACGAACAGCTGGTAGTTGTCGGCCACAGTATGGGGGGAATGATCCCCCGCTTTTATTGCTCAGCCTATGATGAGATCGTAAAAAGAAAAACGAATCCTCTTGTTCCACTCACTCGTCCGGATGAATTGATCTCCGGGATCGTTTCCATCACCTCTCCGAATTTTGTGAGACTGCAGGCACAAATTCCGGGTCTAGACATTCTAAAGATGGGACTAAAATTAGTTCCTTCTAAAACGATCTCCGATTTTCTTTTTGACCTGACTTCTTTTTCTTTGCAGACTACCCTTCCCACAGTCGATCTGAATAAATTTTTCAAATTTCTTCTGGGACTACATTCTTCTTTGAGAGCTGTATCTTTCGATCTACATGCGAAAGTTGTAAATCTTAGAGACTTCGTGGGTTATAAACAGATCTCTCCTCCAGAATGGTATTTTCTGATCGAAGATATTTTTTGTGAAGAGTCTACAAAAGTAGTTCTTCAATTTTTAAGATCTCAATTGAGTCAGGATAGATCCTTTCTTTCCTATGACGGAACTTTGGATTATACCGCGCTCCAAAAAAATCTGCAGATCCCACTTTTTTCCGTCTTAGGTTCCGTGGACAAAGTGGTTCCAAGCGAGACGATCGAGAACGATCTTGCTGCGCTTCCTCATAAAAAAAATAAGATTCTTTCGTACGAACAGGGTCACTTAGGTATCGTTTTCCACATGCCGGTCGTAAAGGAAATGTGCTCCGAAATCGACTCCTGGATCAAAGGATTGGACTCGACTTGATCCCCAGGTTTAGAACGCTTGACATTTCGGGAAACGAAAGATAGGTTCAAATACTAGGAAATGGATCTTTTGGAAGCGACCATATATAATATCTCTCTCACGAATGTGGGCTTTGCCGTATTTTTGAAGGCAAAGGATGATTCGGATCAGAGGGTCGTTCCGATTTTTATCGGTCCTCTGGAAACACATTCCATCACCTCGGTTTTAGAAGGTACCAAACCGCCAAGACCGATGACCCACGATCTGATGACCATTCTACTCACCACTCTGGGAGTGCAGATCGTAAAGATCGCGATCGAAGAGATCATAGACAATACTTTCTACGCAAAAATCACCTTACGGAAAGACGAGGAGTTGATCGTGCTCGACGCAAGGCCCAGTGATTCCATTGCATTGGCACTTCGCGCAAACGCTCCTATATATCTGGCAAAAAAAGTGATAGAGGAAGCGGGAATCGTGATGAAGGACGACGAGATCCCTGGAGAAACAATCGGAAAAGAAAAAATTTCCCAGTTGCCCAAGTCTCAGTTAGAGATCCTACAGGATTCCCTGGATAATGCTCTAAAAGCGGAAGATTATGAGACGGCGGCAAAGATCCGGGACCAGATCCGAAAACTTCTGGAAAATCCCTCCTAAATTCTTTTCAATTCCGTAAAAAATCGGATTTTTCCCCCGAACATACTGGACCTACTTCCTTTCCTTCTGTATCCTTGGTTCCCTCGGAGTAACAATCATGGAAAAATCTCTAATGGACATCCTAAACGCCGGAATCGCATTATTTCAATCCGGAGAAGATAAACTAAAACAAAGCCTTTCCGATCTGGACCATGCCTACCAGGATATGAAAAGTAAGGGAGCCCAGAATCAATCGGAACAAGCGAATCGACTTAGGGACCTGATCCAAAAGACGGTTATGGACGCTCAGGACAAGTTATCGAATGCTAACGAAAGTTCTAAGGCGGTGATCAATCAGCTTAAAGAGAATTTCGAAAAAATTTCGACACAAATTGACGAGGCACTTCCGGAAGAATTTAAAGCCAAGGCCAAGTCCGCGATAGAAGAGCTGAAAAAGCTTACTAAAAAATAAAATTCGGAAAACTTGATAAAAGTCCTAGCTTAGAAAAATTCGGGACAAACAAACCGGGTCCCGGATACTAGGCCTGATCTTATTCAGGCCGCTCATGATGAGGAAACAATCCTTCATATTAATACTTACAGTCTTCATTGACATGATGGGATTTTCCCTCATCTTCCCTATTTTTCCGGAAACATTAAATCATTTCTTAGCCCAGGCTGGAGAT is from Leptospira sp. WS58.C1 and encodes:
- a CDS encoding PAS domain S-box protein codes for the protein MIQTVEKIFREYFPIPEERKKTILLVEDEAIIALSETQRLKKNGFRVISAGTAEEAVQIATNDYTIDLVLMDIDLGNEEDGTDAAVRILKTRDIPIVFLSSHTEPEIVEKTEKITSYGYVVKNSGETVLIASIKMAFKLYESHLRLKRSEESLKENQELLKATLRSIGDGVISTDELGNITDMNYVAETLTGWSRVEAIGEPIERVFKIVNAKTKRRMRNSLDVLTPKEKNMGLENQVLLISKSGSEHRVAESSAPIRSEKGYTIGSVLVFRDISKEYTLLENIKESESRFKTVANAAPVMIWVSGLDKKCNWFNQTWLNFTGRSMEQELGDGWAEGVHPNDLEECIQIYSSHFDEREPFSMTYRLKNKNGDWRWVQDNGIPITNESGIFTGFIGSCVDITEAKAAIETLAKDLHERDYLYKELQHRVKNSMSMISSIVEIEAARSSDPKRKNTLENLVNRIHSVGNLYEMLYTSDNSHSVRLDRYIQKITENLLNAFQEKTSGISLQLDLDDLEIDVKSAIPLGLILNELVTNIFKYAFPKKQEGKISIRLFKENSWVNLIVSDNGVPFPEGFRTDYSPGLGLQLVNMLVDQLKGNIHWKLNGEKEVSIRFCNKQEHSDQFSFTKS
- a CDS encoding alpha/beta hydrolase encodes the protein MDQTLARKVNPKPRRKGGAYAVGAEDIYIFPLSESTNLFLQKVWNAFVNKMVSMTLPNGKPVFQYSVFEAIQDKNLKIVASATHFRMKQVTDRIGLQSIEDFIRNTIPISIQDPGNLSAKYLREAILSVEKKARPEVYFHSLDDERVHPNLKQLLTKTMNYAAGIPLFVKGSPIGMLWGIRRDNMSPEQEEEVRQQLYSLYDVVDFVISKEMGLKGDPYYARKNIEKSDLHSRAKHLFYTRGFGQDEPVTTIVFDSHTYQRSYRLDASFLIPSGDGYSVSLKRFEPKERNDTGKNLLLIPGFFCRRSVMDKVARELSLRHGYRVFSMDMRGRSRRTLPLFGIREGWTVDDFIQEDFPAVLNWIKENFPNEQLVVVGHSMGGMIPRFYCSAYDEIVKRKTNPLVPLTRPDELISGIVSITSPNFVRLQAQIPGLDILKMGLKLVPSKTISDFLFDLTSFSLQTTLPTVDLNKFFKFLLGLHSSLRAVSFDLHAKVVNLRDFVGYKQISPPEWYFLIEDIFCEESTKVVLQFLRSQLSQDRSFLSYDGTLDYTALQKNLQIPLFSVLGSVDKVVPSETIENDLAALPHKKNKILSYEQGHLGIVFHMPVVKEMCSEIDSWIKGLDST
- a CDS encoding bifunctional nuclease domain-containing protein — encoded protein: MDLLEATIYNISLTNVGFAVFLKAKDDSDQRVVPIFIGPLETHSITSVLEGTKPPRPMTHDLMTILLTTLGVQIVKIAIEEIIDNTFYAKITLRKDEELIVLDARPSDSIALALRANAPIYLAKKVIEEAGIVMKDDEIPGETIGKEKISQLPKSQLEILQDSLDNALKAEDYETAAKIRDQIRKLLENPS
- a CDS encoding phasin-related domain-containing protein — translated: MEKSLMDILNAGIALFQSGEDKLKQSLSDLDHAYQDMKSKGAQNQSEQANRLRDLIQKTVMDAQDKLSNANESSKAVINQLKENFEKISTQIDEALPEEFKAKAKSAIEELKKLTKK